A region from the Paenibacillus humicola genome encodes:
- a CDS encoding aldo/keto reductase, which produces MKYTTFGRTGMTVSRLAVGGYPFSGVNKAQGWDPYSPQGRADAVRVVHAALDAGINYVDTAPSYGSGHSESIIGDALQGRRDKVVLATKVAWPSSWADIGKEGVMRGVEESLRRLKTDYVDVIQFHGGVYSHEDTQNLLNAGPMEALQTLREQGKVRWLGVTTEDAHSIMELTGTGLFDMAQINYNLIYQNPALHFLNRAKELQLGIAVMRPMTSGILQRLLEHLAPQLLETEDIYKLCLKFLLSDSRVHLLNVGARWPEEVERNVRFLESFEPEFDIAELPRFTGKIYESDDLRKGMA; this is translated from the coding sequence TTGAAGTATACGACTTTTGGCAGGACGGGAATGACGGTCAGCCGGCTGGCCGTGGGCGGATATCCTTTCTCGGGCGTGAACAAGGCGCAGGGCTGGGACCCCTACAGCCCGCAGGGCCGGGCGGATGCGGTTCGCGTCGTCCATGCGGCGCTGGACGCCGGCATCAATTATGTCGACACGGCGCCCAGCTACGGCAGCGGGCACAGCGAAAGCATTATCGGCGATGCGCTGCAGGGGCGGCGGGACAAGGTCGTGCTCGCGACGAAGGTGGCATGGCCGTCCTCGTGGGCGGACATCGGCAAGGAAGGCGTCATGCGCGGCGTCGAGGAAAGCCTGCGGCGGCTGAAAACCGATTACGTGGATGTGATCCAGTTTCACGGCGGCGTTTATTCGCATGAGGATACGCAAAACCTGCTGAACGCCGGTCCGATGGAAGCGCTTCAGACGCTCAGGGAGCAGGGAAAGGTCAGATGGCTGGGCGTGACGACGGAGGACGCCCATTCGATTATGGAATTGACCGGCACCGGTTTGTTCGATATGGCGCAGATCAACTACAACCTGATCTACCAAAATCCCGCGCTTCATTTTCTGAACCGGGCGAAGGAGCTGCAGCTCGGCATCGCGGTCATGCGGCCGATGACCTCCGGCATCCTGCAGCGGCTGCTCGAGCATCTGGCTCCCCAACTGCTCGAGACCGAGGACATATACAAACTGTGCCTGAAGTTCCTGCTGTCCGATTCGCGCGTTCACCTGCTCAACGTCGGGGCCAGGTGGCCGGAAGAGGTGGAGCGCAACGTGCGCTTCCTCGAGTCGTTTGAACCGGAATTCGACATCGCCGAGCTTCCCCGCTTTACCGGCAAAATTTATGAATCGGACGATTTGCGGAAAGGAATGGCATAA
- a CDS encoding VOC family protein has translation MDKISTNRIVKLGIVVDNLEEAFNYYVELFNLDPAKMRAPRPKPAPGDPVPAPAPAPEGGQEPYIWYRGEYRDARCRTAIIPLEPIYLELIEPYEEPSPWTEFLEKNGPGIHFMAFYVDGFEEHIQLMEGKGMPVFHKQEKGKERYAYFESAAKLGAILEFKEFDKN, from the coding sequence GTGGATAAAATTTCAACGAACCGGATCGTCAAGCTCGGCATCGTCGTAGACAACCTGGAAGAAGCGTTCAACTATTACGTGGAGTTATTCAATCTGGATCCGGCCAAAATGCGGGCTCCGCGGCCGAAGCCTGCTCCGGGAGACCCCGTCCCCGCGCCGGCTCCCGCCCCCGAAGGCGGCCAAGAGCCGTATATTTGGTACAGGGGCGAATACCGGGACGCGCGCTGCAGGACGGCGATTATTCCGCTGGAGCCGATATACCTCGAGCTCATCGAGCCGTACGAAGAGCCAAGCCCGTGGACCGAATTTCTGGAGAAGAACGGGCCGGGCATTCATTTCATGGCGTTTTACGTCGACGGCTTCGAGGAGCATATCCAGCTGATGGAAGGCAAAGGCATGCCCGTTTTCCACAAGCAGGAGAAGGGCAAGGAGCGTTACGCGTATTTTGAATCGGCCGCCAAGCTGGGCGCCATTCTGGAGTTTAAGGAATTCGATAAGAATTGA
- a CDS encoding amidohydrolase family protein: MDTVIDAYAHIGLPRYGGVGDFTAHMERFSIRKSVMALFNAVPDFASLFSAIRDNPETIRGVGIPFGKTDEQRMELVRLQLQAGVIGIRMEPWEALGNPAVLQLLGENGRWVYGLSPFQSDELSRLYLDWLDRYPQGRVASPHLLYTDAQSQTVRQSQAARELLAHPRFYVIFSRHGGLGSREAYPHRDFLPWLSFVFERAETDRIMWGSEYPVVYSRNESMPTCIAWLEEIGAGLSDEAIRKIMRDNADRALFGHPLAPADPQALDRVPGWVEEQFDRSQTVRLYNREGFELPLDVYGKLLNGYLQSGQWREGIPFADYAVRRIAEAL; encoded by the coding sequence ATGGACACAGTAATCGACGCATACGCCCATATCGGTCTTCCGCGCTACGGCGGGGTGGGCGATTTTACGGCTCATATGGAGCGGTTTAGCATCCGAAAATCGGTGATGGCGCTGTTTAACGCCGTGCCCGATTTTGCCAGCCTCTTCTCGGCGATCCGCGACAATCCGGAGACGATCCGGGGCGTTGGCATCCCATTCGGAAAAACGGACGAGCAGCGCATGGAGCTCGTGCGGCTGCAGCTGCAGGCCGGCGTGATTGGCATCCGGATGGAGCCTTGGGAGGCGCTCGGCAACCCGGCTGTTCTGCAGCTGCTCGGCGAGAACGGCAGGTGGGTGTACGGCCTCAGCCCGTTCCAGTCGGACGAGCTGTCGCGCCTGTATCTCGACTGGCTGGATCGGTATCCGCAGGGGAGGGTGGCCTCGCCCCATCTGCTGTATACGGATGCGCAGTCGCAGACGGTCCGGCAGTCGCAGGCGGCCCGGGAGCTGTTGGCCCATCCCCGGTTTTACGTCATTTTCTCCAGGCACGGCGGGCTCGGAAGCAGGGAGGCGTATCCACACCGGGATTTTCTGCCGTGGCTGTCCTTCGTATTCGAGCGGGCCGAGACGGACCGGATTATGTGGGGCAGCGAATACCCGGTGGTCTATTCGCGCAACGAGTCGATGCCAACCTGCATCGCATGGCTGGAGGAAATCGGCGCGGGGCTGTCGGACGAGGCGATCCGCAAGATCATGCGGGACAACGCGGACCGGGCGCTGTTCGGACATCCGTTGGCGCCGGCCGATCCGCAGGCATTGGACCGGGTGCCGGGCTGGGTCGAGGAGCAGTTCGACCGGAGCCAGACGGTGAGGCTGTACAACCGGGAAGGCTTCGAGCTGCCGCTGGACGTCTACGGAAAACTGCTGAACGGCTACCTTCAGTCGGGACAATGGCGGGAAGGCATTCCTTTTGCGGACTATGCGGTACGCCGGATCGCCGAAGCGTTATAA
- a CDS encoding alpha/beta hydrolase, which translates to MIEKLNIAYAGGFEERKIDVFIPEGNRRNAGLFFIHGGWFAKGHRDQWHPVARYFCERGYTCASVGYRFAPEHPFPAQIEDVRLGMQYFLQHAGEFGFDARRVTALGSSAGGYLALMLGSIRENDPDFASAEIRMSTVPAAVVGYCPVTTLHMDVDHIVNYVGATEAEQPGKYAIGSPVDRITGEEPPQLILQGDADDITPLESAVQYYNRVKEAGGTAEMVTFTGIGHGFGYGVTTEAQKQSVEHVERFVREHS; encoded by the coding sequence TTGATCGAGAAGCTGAACATCGCGTATGCCGGCGGTTTCGAGGAACGCAAAATCGACGTGTTTATTCCCGAGGGGAACCGCCGGAACGCCGGGCTGTTTTTTATTCACGGAGGATGGTTTGCAAAAGGGCATCGGGACCAATGGCATCCGGTCGCCCGGTATTTCTGCGAGCGGGGCTATACGTGCGCTTCGGTCGGCTACCGGTTTGCGCCGGAGCACCCGTTTCCCGCCCAGATCGAAGACGTGAGGCTGGGCATGCAGTATTTTCTGCAGCATGCCGGCGAATTCGGGTTCGACGCGCGCAGGGTGACGGCGCTCGGCTCGTCGGCCGGCGGCTATTTGGCGCTGATGCTCGGCTCCATCCGGGAGAACGATCCGGACTTCGCATCCGCGGAAATCCGGATGAGCACCGTGCCGGCGGCCGTCGTCGGCTATTGCCCGGTGACGACGCTCCATATGGACGTCGACCACATCGTGAATTATGTCGGCGCAACGGAAGCGGAGCAGCCGGGGAAATATGCGATCGGTTCGCCGGTCGACCGGATTACCGGCGAGGAGCCTCCTCAGCTCATCCTGCAGGGAGATGCCGACGACATCACGCCGCTGGAAAGCGCCGTCCAGTATTACAATCGGGTCAAGGAAGCGGGCGGAACCGCGGAAATGGTCACCTTTACCGGAATCGGGCATGGATTCGGGTATGGCGTGACGACGGAAGCGCAGAAGCAGTCGGTGGAGCACGTCGAGCGTTTTGTGCGGGAGCATAGCTAA
- a CDS encoding polysaccharide deacetylase family protein: MPGTGMIHHGSTERKAVAFTFDDGPNPVYTPQILDLFRQAGAKATFYMIGSQIESNPKVAKAVHEQGHEIGNHTFTHPHLSELPEKACFDELARTEALIEEAAGTKPQTFRPPYLDCNEQVAGVSAGFGYAIIGAVNSAARDWEQPGVQHIIDKTREAAKPGSIFVFHDGFGDRSQTVEAVRALIAELTAEGYELVTVSELLNLNARHEA, from the coding sequence ATGCCGGGCACTGGAATGATTCATCATGGTTCGACGGAAAGAAAAGCGGTTGCATTTACGTTCGACGACGGTCCGAATCCGGTCTATACGCCGCAAATTCTCGATCTGTTCCGGCAGGCGGGGGCGAAAGCGACGTTCTATATGATCGGCAGCCAAATCGAAAGCAATCCGAAGGTGGCCAAGGCGGTTCACGAGCAGGGGCACGAGATCGGCAACCACACGTTTACGCATCCTCATCTGTCCGAGCTGCCGGAGAAGGCGTGCTTCGACGAGCTCGCACGGACGGAGGCGCTGATCGAGGAGGCTGCCGGCACAAAGCCGCAGACGTTCAGGCCGCCGTATCTGGACTGCAACGAGCAGGTGGCGGGGGTCTCGGCGGGCTTCGGCTACGCCATAATCGGCGCGGTCAACAGCGCGGCCCGGGACTGGGAGCAGCCCGGCGTGCAGCATATTATCGACAAAACGCGGGAGGCGGCGAAGCCCGGCAGCATATTCGTATTCCACGACGGCTTCGGCGACCGCTCGCAGACGGTCGAGGCCGTGCGGGCGCTGATCGCGGAGCTGACCGCGGAAGGCTACGAGCTAGTGACGGTCAGCGAGCTGCTGAACCTGAACGCGCGGCATGAGGCATAA
- a CDS encoding phosphoenolpyruvate synthase, with amino-acid sequence MDDFVRGFGEIDHTHLPDVGGKGANLGEMTRAGLPVPPGFCVTTSAYRSFAASSPKLEELLRLLEQARYDDLERIGRLGQEIREHLTSIPMPGEIAAAIIKAWESAGRDRAYAVRSSATAEDLPSASFAGQQDTYLNVVGAEQLLQAVQRCWASLFTDRAISYRAKNGFSHRAVLLSVVVQQMVFPDVSGIMFTADPVTGRRDTVSIDASFGLGEALVSGLVTADLYQVRADEIVLKKISKKEQAIYAAAEGGTVTRTLPPEERELQALPDEKIVELARLGRRIEAHYGAEQDIEWALAGGHFFILQSRPITSLYPLPQLKDSRFRVLINLGYIQMMTDPMKPLALSVLSHITDFVMDAPDLQIITNAGGRFFIDLTGPLSVKRIRRRLLTLLSRMDEMIASALSEAVEREEFPQEPPSRKAIFRVVRNLLSVALPATANVMLNRYVRDPGKAKARAEAFMDEIVLDTRERVEAAAGAERLRIIRRGIGRIVPDVIAKIVVHLIAGMLASGELERLLKERAGGEQAASLLSRLYKSLPGNVTTEMGLALGDLADTARELPDVAACLQQAEGEGFYERLRHVPGGSGFLQELDRFLSRYGMRGAGEIDITKPRWYEDPSQLISSIVSNMQTSSPGGHRAKFKQGEADAEEAAREIVRLFRSGRERRKAARLVRLYRYLMGMREHHKFALIRLMDVYKRAILAEARELVRKGVFHQPEDAYYFSLEELTDMLEDRFPGNLRDLAENRRQQHELNIRLKSPRVMTSLGEMISGKPRDAEAPAGALLGTPVSAGVVEGIARVVVSLEDARLNAGEILVAPYTDPGWTPLFTSAAGLVTEVGGMMTHGSVIAREYGIPAVVGIEGATGTIQDGDRIRVDGTNGFVQILKQRETMQDRE; translated from the coding sequence ATGGACGATTTTGTGCGGGGCTTTGGCGAGATTGATCATACGCATCTGCCCGACGTCGGCGGAAAAGGCGCGAACCTGGGCGAAATGACAAGGGCCGGACTGCCGGTACCGCCCGGCTTTTGCGTGACGACGTCGGCATACCGGTCGTTCGCCGCATCAAGCCCGAAGCTTGAGGAGCTGCTTCGGCTGCTGGAACAGGCCCGGTATGACGATTTGGAACGGATCGGCCGGCTGGGACAAGAAATCCGCGAGCATCTGACGTCGATTCCGATGCCGGGCGAAATAGCAGCGGCCATCATAAAAGCTTGGGAGTCGGCCGGCAGGGACCGGGCATACGCCGTCCGCTCCAGCGCAACGGCGGAGGATCTGCCCTCCGCTTCGTTCGCCGGCCAGCAGGATACGTACCTGAACGTCGTCGGAGCGGAGCAGCTGCTGCAGGCTGTGCAGCGCTGCTGGGCGTCGCTGTTCACCGACCGCGCGATCTCGTACCGCGCCAAGAACGGCTTCAGCCACCGGGCGGTGCTGCTGTCGGTTGTCGTGCAGCAGATGGTTTTTCCCGACGTATCGGGTATCATGTTTACTGCGGACCCGGTCACGGGGCGCCGCGATACCGTTTCGATCGACGCCAGCTTCGGCCTCGGCGAAGCGCTCGTATCCGGACTGGTCACGGCCGATTTGTACCAGGTGCGCGCGGACGAAATCGTGTTGAAGAAAATTTCCAAGAAAGAACAAGCGATCTATGCGGCTGCGGAAGGCGGGACCGTGACGAGGACGCTCCCGCCCGAAGAGCGGGAGCTCCAGGCACTGCCGGACGAGAAGATTGTGGAACTGGCCCGGCTTGGCCGCCGAATCGAAGCTCATTACGGTGCGGAGCAGGATATTGAGTGGGCGCTGGCCGGCGGACATTTTTTTATTTTGCAGAGCCGGCCGATCACCTCGCTTTACCCGCTGCCCCAGTTGAAAGATAGCCGTTTTCGCGTCCTGATCAATTTGGGTTATATCCAGATGATGACGGATCCGATGAAACCGCTGGCCCTGTCCGTCCTGAGTCATATTACCGATTTTGTTATGGATGCGCCCGACCTCCAAATCATCACCAATGCCGGCGGAAGGTTTTTCATCGATTTGACCGGGCCGCTGTCCGTCAAGCGTATTCGCAGGCGGTTGTTGACGCTTTTGAGCCGCATGGACGAAATGATCGCCTCGGCGCTGTCGGAGGCCGTAGAGCGAGAGGAGTTCCCGCAGGAGCCGCCGTCCCGCAAAGCCATCTTCCGGGTCGTCCGAAACTTGCTCTCCGTCGCCCTGCCCGCGACGGCGAATGTCATGCTGAACCGGTACGTGCGCGATCCGGGGAAAGCGAAGGCGCGGGCGGAAGCGTTTATGGACGAAATCGTGCTGGACACCCGTGAACGGGTAGAAGCGGCAGCGGGCGCGGAACGGCTCCGCATCATTCGCCGCGGGATCGGGCGGATCGTTCCGGACGTGATCGCCAAAATCGTCGTTCATCTCATTGCCGGTATGCTGGCGTCCGGCGAGCTCGAACGGCTGCTCAAGGAACGGGCGGGCGGCGAGCAAGCCGCCTCGCTGCTGAGCCGGCTGTATAAATCGCTGCCCGGCAACGTGACGACGGAAATGGGGCTTGCGCTCGGCGATTTGGCCGATACGGCAAGGGAGCTTCCCGATGTCGCCGCATGTCTGCAGCAGGCCGAGGGCGAAGGATTTTACGAGCGGCTGCGGCACGTTCCGGGCGGCTCCGGGTTTTTGCAGGAGCTGGACCGCTTTCTAAGCCGATACGGCATGCGCGGGGCAGGCGAAATCGATATCACGAAGCCGCGGTGGTACGAGGACCCTTCGCAGCTCATTTCGTCCATTGTCAGCAATATGCAGACCTCATCCCCCGGCGGACACCGCGCGAAATTCAAGCAGGGCGAAGCGGATGCGGAGGAAGCGGCGCGCGAAATCGTCCGGCTGTTCCGGTCCGGAAGGGAGCGGCGGAAGGCGGCCCGCCTTGTCAGGCTGTACCGCTATTTGATGGGTATGCGCGAGCATCACAAATTTGCGCTAATTCGGCTGATGGACGTGTATAAGCGGGCCATTTTGGCGGAAGCGCGGGAGCTGGTCCGCAAAGGCGTATTTCATCAGCCGGAGGACGCCTATTATTTTTCGCTGGAAGAGCTGACCGACATGCTCGAAGACCGCTTTCCGGGGAACCTCCGCGACCTGGCGGAAAACCGCCGGCAGCAGCATGAACTGAATATACGCTTGAAGTCCCCGCGCGTGATGACGAGCCTGGGCGAGATGATAAGCGGGAAGCCTCGCGATGCCGAAGCCCCGGCAGGCGCGCTCCTCGGCACGCCGGTCTCGGCGGGCGTCGTCGAAGGGATCGCGCGGGTCGTCGTCAGTCTGGAGGACGCCAGGCTGAACGCCGGCGAAATTCTCGTCGCCCCGTACACGGATCCGGGGTGGACGCCGCTCTTCACGTCGGCCGCCGGGCTCGTGACGGAGGTCGGCGGCATGATGACGCATGGCTCGGTCATAGCCCGCGAATACGGCATCCCGGCCGTCGTCGGTATCGAAGGTGCGACGGGAACAATCCAGGACGGCGACCGGATCCGGGTGGACGGAACGAACGGTTTCGTTCAAATCTTGAAGCAAAGGGAAACGATGCAAGACCGTGAGTAG
- a CDS encoding aldo/keto reductase, with protein sequence MEYVRLGKSGLKVSRISLGCWNFGSPTPRWGKPGKVTPEDSTRIIQAAVDKGINLLDTANRYTGGEAEEILGRAVRGMRDKVIIATKVHGEVGSGPNDKGQSRQHIMREVESSLKRLGTDYIDLYQAHGVDWETPLEESLRAYDDLIRQGKVRYIGCSNFPAWVLTKALWVSDVNKLASFVSVQPNYSLVNRTVEKELQPLCVDQGIGMILYSPIGGGILTGKYENAVPEGSRGYDEPGVAEKARKAQAAVAQLKAIANELGKTPAQISLNWIIHRPAVSSAIMGVSRLEQLEDNVGAVGWKLSDEHARQLDEAFAEW encoded by the coding sequence ATGGAGTACGTGAGACTTGGCAAATCCGGCTTGAAGGTATCGCGCATCAGCCTCGGCTGCTGGAATTTCGGCAGCCCGACGCCGCGCTGGGGCAAACCGGGCAAGGTGACGCCGGAGGATTCGACACGAATCATTCAGGCGGCCGTCGACAAGGGGATCAATCTGCTGGACACGGCCAACCGGTATACGGGCGGCGAAGCGGAGGAAATTCTCGGCCGGGCGGTCAGAGGCATGCGGGACAAGGTGATCATCGCGACCAAGGTACACGGTGAGGTGGGGAGCGGCCCGAACGACAAAGGGCAGTCGCGCCAGCATATTATGCGGGAAGTGGAGAGCAGCTTAAAGCGCCTCGGCACAGATTATATCGATCTGTATCAGGCGCACGGCGTCGATTGGGAGACGCCGCTCGAGGAATCGCTTCGCGCATACGACGATTTGATCCGCCAGGGCAAAGTCCGCTATATCGGCTGCTCCAACTTTCCGGCGTGGGTGCTCACCAAAGCGCTTTGGGTCAGCGACGTCAACAAGCTCGCAAGCTTCGTATCCGTTCAGCCGAACTACAGCCTGGTTAACCGGACGGTGGAAAAGGAGCTGCAGCCGCTGTGCGTGGATCAGGGAATCGGGATGATTTTGTACAGCCCGATCGGCGGCGGCATTTTGACGGGGAAATACGAAAATGCGGTTCCGGAAGGCAGCCGCGGCTACGACGAGCCGGGCGTGGCCGAGAAGGCGAGAAAAGCGCAGGCTGCGGTGGCGCAGCTGAAAGCGATCGCAAACGAACTGGGCAAAACGCCCGCGCAGATCAGCCTGAACTGGATCATTCATCGTCCGGCCGTCTCCTCGGCCATTATGGGCGTCAGCCGGCTGGAGCAGCTGGAGGACAACGTCGGGGCGGTCGGCTGGAAGCTGTCGGACGAGCATGCGCGGCAGCTGGATGAAGCGTTTGCGGAGTGGTAA
- a CDS encoding alpha-amylase family protein: MTTESKSGRQPIEEAQSPWYRRTRRWGQTNLTEMDPQDWDKEWWKSYWKQTRVQGVIVNAGGIVAYYPSAMKLQYRAQGLGDRDLFGEFTAEARKAGLAVLARMDINRATRDFYDAHPDWFVVDADGRPVQSNGRYFSCVNSGYYKEYIPQVLREIIERYKPEGFTDNSWTGASRSIICHCVNCRTQFMAATGHDLPAASDYNDPVYRKWIKWSYGCRIANWDLFNRVTREHGGPDCLWLGMFNADPFRPHTAFCDLKEVGERSKMMMCDHQSREPLTGFEQNAQNGFLLHSLAGWDIVIPESMSNYVRGLRTFRQGSNPPAETRMWMIEGIAGGISPWYHHIGARHEDRRQFENAPPVMQWHAENERYLYDRRPVATVGLVWSQENTEFYGRDRVEERVALPWRGFVQALTRARIAYMPVHADHIAREAAGLDVLILPDLAVLTDSQGEAIKAFVESGGSLIATGASGTLDEWGEPRQQFPLQQLTGLRPREHAPGSVSNASGSWENDEAHNYFRLPDERHPVLERFTDTAILPFGGRMRRFDSDGRLEAVATYIPSYPIYPPEFSWMREPRTDIPSLFAGDHSAGGRIVYFAGDVDRIYGLTRLPDLGDLLAEAVKWAAADRFPLRVEGPGYLDCKLYAQEGRRILHLVNLTGANANPGYMEEVLPVGPIEAAIRVDGDAPQRALLRVGGKELKPVLEDGWAKIRIDSVAMHEMIVLD, encoded by the coding sequence ATGACGACCGAAAGCAAAAGCGGCAGGCAGCCGATTGAAGAGGCGCAGAGCCCCTGGTATAGGCGCACCCGCCGGTGGGGCCAGACGAATTTGACGGAGATGGACCCGCAGGATTGGGACAAGGAATGGTGGAAGTCCTATTGGAAGCAGACGCGGGTCCAGGGCGTCATTGTGAATGCGGGCGGCATCGTCGCCTATTATCCGAGCGCGATGAAGCTGCAGTACCGTGCGCAGGGGCTTGGAGACCGCGATCTGTTCGGCGAGTTTACGGCCGAGGCGCGCAAGGCCGGGCTCGCCGTGCTGGCCCGCATGGACATCAACCGCGCAACCCGCGACTTTTACGACGCCCATCCGGATTGGTTCGTCGTCGACGCGGACGGCAGGCCGGTGCAGTCGAACGGGCGGTATTTTTCCTGTGTCAACAGCGGCTATTACAAGGAATATATTCCTCAGGTGCTGCGGGAAATTATCGAACGGTACAAGCCGGAGGGCTTCACCGACAACAGCTGGACCGGAGCCTCGCGCAGTATCATTTGCCACTGCGTCAATTGCCGGACACAGTTCATGGCCGCAACGGGGCACGACCTGCCGGCTGCCTCCGACTATAACGACCCGGTTTACCGGAAATGGATCAAATGGAGCTACGGCTGCCGCATCGCGAACTGGGATCTGTTCAACCGGGTTACGCGGGAGCACGGCGGGCCGGACTGCCTCTGGCTCGGCATGTTCAACGCCGATCCGTTCCGGCCGCATACCGCTTTCTGCGATTTGAAGGAGGTCGGGGAGCGATCGAAAATGATGATGTGCGACCATCAGTCCCGCGAGCCGCTGACCGGCTTCGAGCAAAACGCGCAGAACGGCTTCCTGCTTCATTCGCTGGCCGGCTGGGACATCGTGATTCCCGAGAGCATGTCCAACTATGTGCGGGGACTGCGCACGTTCCGCCAGGGCAGCAACCCGCCGGCGGAGACGCGGATGTGGATGATCGAAGGGATCGCGGGAGGCATCTCCCCGTGGTACCATCACATCGGTGCGCGGCACGAGGACCGGCGCCAGTTCGAGAATGCGCCGCCGGTCATGCAGTGGCATGCGGAGAACGAGCGCTATTTGTACGACCGGCGTCCAGTCGCCACGGTCGGGCTGGTGTGGAGCCAGGAGAATACCGAGTTTTACGGCCGAGACCGCGTCGAGGAACGCGTCGCTCTTCCATGGCGCGGCTTCGTGCAGGCGCTGACGCGGGCCAGAATCGCATATATGCCCGTTCATGCGGACCATATCGCCCGCGAGGCCGCCGGCCTCGACGTGCTCATTCTGCCCGACCTGGCGGTTCTGACCGATTCGCAGGGCGAGGCGATTAAGGCGTTCGTCGAATCCGGCGGCAGCCTGATCGCGACCGGCGCCTCCGGAACGCTGGACGAATGGGGCGAGCCGCGGCAGCAGTTCCCGCTGCAGCAACTGACCGGCCTGCGGCCGAGAGAGCATGCTCCGGGAAGCGTAAGCAACGCGAGCGGCAGCTGGGAAAACGACGAGGCGCATAACTATTTCCGGCTGCCGGACGAGCGGCATCCCGTGCTCGAGCGGTTTACGGATACGGCGATCCTTCCGTTCGGCGGGCGGATGCGGCGGTTCGATTCCGACGGCCGGCTGGAAGCGGTCGCCACCTATATCCCGTCCTATCCGATCTACCCGCCGGAGTTCAGCTGGATGCGGGAGCCGCGAACGGATATTCCGTCCCTGTTCGCCGGAGACCATTCCGCCGGCGGTCGAATCGTCTATTTCGCGGGGGACGTCGACCGCATTTACGGGCTTACCCGTCTGCCGGACCTCGGCGATCTGCTGGCCGAAGCGGTCAAGTGGGCGGCCGCGGACCGCTTCCCGCTGCGGGTGGAAGGGCCGGGGTATCTCGATTGCAAGCTGTACGCGCAGGAGGGAAGACGGATTCTCCACCTGGTCAATCTGACCGGCGCGAATGCGAATCCGGGATATATGGAGGAGGTTCTGCCGGTAGGTCCGATCGAAGCCGCCATCCGGGTGGACGGCGATGCGCCGCAGCGCGCGCTCCTGCGGGTCGGCGGGAAGGAGCTGAAGCCGGTGCTGGAGGACGGCTGGGCGAAAATCCGCATCGATTCGGTGGCGATGCATGAGATGATCGTGCTGGATTAA
- a CDS encoding VOC family protein — MFKRIGHTAYNVMDMEQSLHFYRDQLGFEKLFELKNDNDEPWIVYLKVVDKQFIELFYNGRQGVDNDTRVVKGYNHLCLEVNDIEEIVSHLRSKGITIDSGPKQGKDGNWQCWVKDPDGNRIEFMQLDPESPQAKS; from the coding sequence ATGTTTAAACGGATCGGTCATACAGCGTACAATGTGATGGATATGGAACAATCGCTTCATTTTTACCGGGATCAGCTGGGCTTCGAGAAGCTCTTCGAGCTGAAAAACGACAACGACGAGCCCTGGATCGTCTATTTAAAAGTCGTCGACAAGCAGTTTATCGAGCTGTTCTATAACGGCCGGCAGGGTGTCGACAACGATACGCGCGTCGTGAAGGGCTACAACCACCTGTGCCTCGAAGTGAACGATATTGAAGAAATTGTAAGCCATCTCCGGAGCAAGGGGATTACGATCGATTCGGGGCCGAAGCAGGGCAAGGACGGGAACTGGCAGTGCTGGGTCAAAGATCCCGACGGCAACCGGATCGAATTCATGCAGCTCGATCCCGAATCTCCGCAAGCCAAATCGTGA